Part of the Falco rusticolus isolate bFalRus1 chromosome 2, bFalRus1.pri, whole genome shotgun sequence genome is shown below.
AAGCCTCAGGTGTCAGGAGGCAATCCACCTACCTGTAACAATGAGGGAGACAGCCTCATCACACACAACAACTGAGTTCTGTGAAATTCTGCGCTGAACTACACATTGGTAAGGGCCATTGTCTAGGATTTCCATGTGGGAGATCCACAGGGTGAGGTTCCTTGGGTCCATCTCTGTCCGGTTCTCGTACCGGTCATGCTTGGAGATCTTCTTTCCCTCTGCGTAGGCAAGCACTACTTCTGTAGTATTCTTCTGCCAGTAGACCCGGTAATTATGTAGGCTTTCCCAGCTGGGAATTTCATGACAACAAGGCAGGCCAACTTTTTCCCCCACTTTGCTCTTGACTACTTTCTTCTCCAGTGTGTAGCCTGTAGGTGGGGGGCAAACAAAAGTCAGTGAGGCAGTGATATAGCCTTGTGGCAGGGTCTTCTGCATAAAGCTCACCTCTTTCATCTCTGTCTGCACCCACTAATGCACCTCATCACCCACCGAGCTGTTTACAACTTCAGCTCTGCACTGAGGGGAGCTCTTCCTTGGCATTGCCTTTTACATGATGCTCCAGTCCTGCTTAGGATCCTGCGCTAGCAGGCATGCAGTGATTTCTGCATGAATTACAGAAGGCGAAGACAGGAGAACTACCTGCCTGGACAGAAATTTTTCTGCTCGCTTAAAAATCACACACCTGAGATGAAAAAATTGCCACTATTCATGTAAAGGGATAAAACCACATGTGCCAAACTActgtctcctctgctctcccttcGCAAAGATCAGTGTTTGGAAAGTCTGTGTCACCCTCTGATGGGTTCCCTGCGTGCCAAACAGAAGCACAGTGGACTAttagtttgggggtttggggttttctttggaaggttttcttctgtaaaagaaaaaaacccaaaactttcaAGATCCCAGAAGCTAGAAGCAGCCCTACAATGATAAAACAAAGGTTACGGCTACATTGTCATCAGCAAATACATTACTAGCACATGAACATTTTTGCCTAGTCTAGctaaaacaaatttatatttgTGAAGCCCCGTGTGCCTGCCTTGCAAACCAGCATAGGCATTCCTCAACTCCTGCCCAGCGACCACACATGTCAGTGCCATACCTAGTATGCAGGCATGTGCTTCCAATAAAGAGCTGAAATCCATGCAGGGGGAAATCAGGTACAACTTTGACCATGCCAACAGTAACCCCAACCCTTCGCACTACGACTTCTATGCACTCCACTCCCGTGATcagccctgctttccctttccagtGGGTAGGTGCTTGCAGGGGGCAGGACCTGACACACGAGGGAGCAGCCTAGCAAGTTGTTCCTGCTGTTGCTGGAAGAGCGCCCCAGCACCGATGCGCGATCCTGTGCTGCACCAAGGCCAAGGCAGATGGTTGGGCTTTTGGCTGGGTTTGTGCAGCCTTCAGGATGATGCTTATCCCTGCACACCCTGCTTTGTTAGTCCAGGAAGTCGCGCTGCAATAGGTTTGCCCTGCTTGCCTCAGCCTCACTACCTTAGCACCCATCTCCGGTAGTGGGAGATACCCATCTACTGCACTCCATTGACtgagagcagaaaaacaaggaaatagCCAGCCTCAGGACAGACGAAATTTAAATTCCTTCTGCCATCCCTGAAGAACAGATCTCAGTAAACATGTCTGAGAAAGAAAGCAGGGATGTCCTGGCCAGGCGCAGCATCACCCATCCGTGGAGGTAAGACCCCATGTGCAAAGCCTCTGCCTGACTGCTTGAAAAAGCTGAGTCTAAGAACTGCCACCCACCCCAGAAAAGTCTGGCTGATGCTGGCTCACACATTATTGTCACAGCTAATGCCTAACCACAGCCATGCTGTCCACAGGCACAGAGTGCATCGCTCAGGGTGCGCCTGGGGCGCTGTGACATTCGGATTCAGCTGAAACATCCAAAACTGACATAAGcttgctgccagccagggctcATTTGCTTAGCAGTGACTCCCAGATCCCTGGGACACTGTCACACAGCTGACAGTGAGACCCCTGTGGCATGCTGAcctgtgcccagcagcacacCCTGATGATGTGCTTTGCaatgctccagctgctggtgcaggaggGAGACAAGCAGATGCTCAGCCagtgccctggcacagctgggtcTTGGGGCAGCACAGAGAGAAGCCTGCTGAAGTTAAGCCCAGACAGCAAGCCTGGGATACAatataaaataagcttttacCTCCTTCTCCCATGGCTCGCCTACCCTGTCCTGCTTGCACGCCCCTCTCCGAGCAATTTCACAATGCTTTACGTTAGATCTGTAGGAAACACATTGAAAAATGCTGGGGAGGTCCTGGCAACACTATGGAATGTTTTAATATGAATTAAATAGAATGGAATATGTAATTAAATGAGTAACTTCTCATTTAACTGGTTTCCCTCCACTCAGTCACTTCATTGGCCTTCCAAAGGGAAAGATTCAAACacagttttttccccccaccactTGTACTTCCCCTTATCATGCACTGCAGACTCTGAGCAACCAAACTGGGGCAGACCAGGAGCCCACTCAGCCTGCTGGCTTGTGTCAGCCAGCAACTGGTAgcaaaatggcagaaaaaataGTTCTTCCACGCCACACGGGATAAGAACCACCATGCCCTGCCAACCTTTGGCAGTCAGGAAGTTTGGGATTTCTTGGCATCGGCAGTTTAATCACTACTGCTAGACCTACCCTTCAGGAAGAGCTCTTGCCCCTTCAGGAATGCACATACACTTTTGGCTTCCACAACATCCTGTGATGATGAGTTGCACAGTTTGATTACATGCTGTgtgaaaaaacatttccttctgttcccCTTAAAGCAGCCTACTTTAGGCTGTGATTCTTGAAGTTCCTCCTCCCACATGTCTgcatgcatttgtgtgtgtacatgttttttttccccttgaccACATCACTGCTTATTCTCACAGTTCAGCTCTTACTATTGCTGGAGACACTCACAAAAGGAGCCAGTCAAACTTTGGGACTGTGGAGCCTCATAAAGacaattttctattttcttttgcagcaatAAGGGAAGAGTAGGCGTACAGTAAATGTCAGGGTGACATCGCATCATGAGTTGCATGAGGTTGTCCACGCCTTGCCCCTAAGAGTCTCCTTTGCAAccaaaaggagaacaaaaaccTTCTTGGCAGTACATGTGCAGGGGCTGGAAACTCCTACTGATGTCACATCTACCCTTAAAAGGCTCTGCACTTTTGAAACTGCAACCTGTATGCTGCAAACCTGAAGGAACCAAAGTCCACGAAGAGTCATTCAGGCCCACAAAAGTCCCCTTTCACTTTAAAGGtgaactgcaaagcaaaaatgaaaattcagttctGTCCCATTTCTGTGCTGAATACTCTCTGTAGCCAGGCTGTGGGGGAGGTATCCaccatggaaataatttttaatgacttttctagaaaaaaagatccctcctcttcccaccccctgAAGCCCAGCTGCTCCCTTGCTGTGCATGCACATCACTCTGTCACTGGAAGCTCGCAGTGCTGAACCGATGAAAGGGGCTGACTTTCTGTTCCCAGGGCAGAAAAACACGTTTTATCCAAACcatgtctgtgctgcagatgCCCCATATGGAAGGGCTAATTAGAACAGAAAGGTGagtgcagagaaaaacagtCCTTTCTTTGTTCCAAGAGTCAGCaagcaggaaagctgctgaGCCTGTATCCCTATTTCTTTCACTCCTTGCCCAAGTCCATGTTTCAGAAATTCCCCAGCTACAGAAAGCTTAGTTATCCTGACCACACATACAGTCAGGCGGTACAGGAGAGCAAATTGCTTCTGGGACAGAAGTCCTGCAGAGATGTTTGTCTGTAAGAGGCAGTAAAAGACCATGCAGTGCTTTAGAGAAGCAGCGTTGAACTGTTGGAAACCTGCAGATAATTCCCGGtgaacagaaatttcaaaaccattctcttttccctcttttccccttttctctgcccttctgaactgctttgcctttttttggtCTTACCTCGTGTCACCTCACTTTGCACACAACCCAGAAAGCAACACACATGAAAAGAAAGGTCCTTCTTGGTGAGCCTGGAGTCCTTTGCCCCTGTGTAAGCAGCAGGTAAGACAGTGCAACTGCACAGTTTTTCAACCAACAGTGCTGCAAAAACCTCTGAGGCAAATTGTTGGTGGCCCTCCCAAACCAGGAGGGTCAAACCAGCCttgcattgcttttttcccATAGGGCTCCCTAGTTCTCTTTGCAGCGGCAGCTGGTCTCCCTACTCTTAAATTACTGGCATCACTGAACTTTGCCTAGGACCATGCACCTGGGACTCCCGCTCTGCTGGGGCGCTGACATCTTTCTTGCCCTCCACCCGTGCATGGGTTGGAAAAAGGGACTCGGGCCAGCTCTGGGAAGAGGTGCACATCACGTTGTGGTGAGTCAAGGGCATTTCTCATAACAGGGGCTGGGCCAGCTGAGGAAACCCATCTTGTGGGGCTGTGGCTTTCTCCTGGGCAGCCATCCCCTGGGGTCAGTGCGGGAATCATACCTAACAGTCCCCAGGTAATTCTGCAGCTCAGGACCCTCATTTTCTGCGAAAAGCACATTCACCCCAAGCTTGCAGGATTTACCATTTGAGGACAACACAGTATTTTACAGGGATTTCCAAGCAAGACAGATCATCAGTTGAAAAACTGAGGaattttgaaaagctgtctTCAAAGGACCAGACACTGCCCCTCAGTCTTTTCTTTATCCCAGGTGATTTTACCAGTGAGGAATCAGATTCTCCTAAAGCTTTCCATGGAGTAAAAATTCAGCAAACATCCTGTGCTACCCTGGAATATGTGAAGAAATGCTTTGTATTTAAATCAGTGTTGTGACAGACCCTGTGAATACACTGATCACAGAAAGACCCCATCAGATGCCCAGATACCTTCTATGGGGAGATATCATTTCataataaatgcataaaaacactgctttgctctgtgtgtCACTGTAAGAACCCTGTGCCATGAGGAAGATGggatgaaaacagagaaaagcaggtgcTGGTAGGCCCTGTTGGCTGTCTTCTTTAAGGAGTCCATGACTGCATATTAACCCGGTCATGAGTGCCTGGCAAACCTCCTAGGCTCCTTCTACCCAGACTCCGCTCCAGCAAGCAGAAGCACGCAAAGGGAGGTCTCAGCatgcagagaaaggaggagcAGCCCTTTCCCCTTGCACAACCCCAAGCCCAACCTTGCGGTCATGAACCATgggtctgctgctgctctaaTCTTCTctggcaaagcaaagcaactgCAAACCTGGCTTTGCTGATGCCACATTGATCTCTTGCGAAGTCCATGTTCCCTTACTCATCCCAAATGCAGCGAGagagaggagcagaagagaaggcagcctgaagaaaagcagcGATGCACTTCATTCGGCAGCAGCTCCACTCAGTCTCGCTTCCCCATACCCGCTCATGCTAGTCAAGCGTGTGCCTGCAGCACTTAAGTGACCGGATTAATCCTAGTTTACGATGATGTCATGGCAGGCCTGAGGTAGGGAAATGGTTTGAAAAGGGTTTTCTAAAAGTTCATCTCTGCTTGCTTCTGCACTGTAACCTCAGGGCGCCCTGCTGGAGCAGTACAGCAAGAGCACGGCACCCCTTATGGGGCTTTATGCACTTCCCATCTTCACATTGCCACACTCTCAAACAGAACAGTAACCTTGCTTTGCCCGGCTCTACACTGCTTGATTTGGCAGTGATAATAATACCGCCATGGTGTTTTGGTTTCAGCAGCCTTCATTccattttaatgctgctttgttTCGTGTACAAAGCCTTTAGTGAAGAATTCCTTGAAGTCGtgaagcagctgtgaaaacCAAAGGACACCTTCCTGCATCTGTAGGCAGAAAGACAACCCATCTTTGGAGGAGGTGCACTAATCccgtttgtttttttttccagcaccaTGCTGACTCAGGGCCCTATTGATGACAAAGGGAATGATCAATTGCTTTTGTCTCCCTAAGCATACTTTGATAAGCAGTAATGTACTGTAGGTAACACTCATTTTAGAGTGGCTCACATGGCACTGTCAACACATGGTGGTGTCCGACGTGGGCTCAGTTTCTTAGACTTGCAGTGCTCCCACTGAAGCCCTCTGACTGCAGTCTCCTCTGCACGTTGCAGAACGAatgctctgctttctccagTCTTAATTGCTGCTCACCAGAATGCAGATTTCACACCACACTGTTTGTCTTTTGCCACAAAATCCAGCAAGGCAACCCAGCCAGACAGGTAATGAAAAGCAGTGCTGTTACTGAGTCACAATTGTCAAAAACCTGGCTTCAAAGGGAAGGGAACTCTATTAATCATGAAAAAGTTCCATGATCTGCAATTAGCAACTGAGAAGACAAAAGGGAATCTGAAATACTTTGGTAAAGCGGCTTGCTacagccctggggcagctccagccagcCGGTACCACTCCCCCTTGCTCCAGCTCATGTTTCAGTACTTCTTGAGACAGAAGATCTACTGCTTTCTGAGTCACCAGTGCCCTGGCTGGGACAAGCCCACTGCCCTGGGTATGTCCAGTctactttgtttttaacttgAGTAAGATCGTAACTCTTCACAAGTCGGTTGGCAAATTTCTAATCTCGGCACTATCTGGGAGGTCAGATGCAAGCAAGGGGCTGGAAATGAGACGCCCAAGTAtctggggctgggaaggggatgATAGAATGTCTTGAGATCTTCCCCTTCGCTGTACAGCCTTCCACGTGGGTGTTGCttgaggggaggagaggaaagagggtTTGCTTATCTCCATATTCATATCTCATACCAGCAGGGACATCGGCAATGGGGACGGAAGGATGTCTTTGCATTGGGGAAAGGAGCAAAGGGAAGAGTCCTTCTGaaccttctccctttctccGTTCCCAGCATGCGGAGTGGGTGACCCTgctacaacaaaaaaaggcaggggggTCACTAAATCTGGATGTCCTCAGAAGATTTGCATATCTTAGGTCTTTTCAAGATCAAATTCCTGCAACTGGCTCAGCACTCCTAGGATTTCCCAGTTTGGGGGCAGAAACTAGATGTGGCGGTTGTGTAAGACAGGCCTTTGGGGGAGATTTGTCgcacacaaagacaaaaataattttttcccctgcagacTCTGTCTCTCGCTGACTGGATCACTTTGTACTTCCTCTATATTTATCTCCCAGCTGAAGatgttttcagataattttccTAATTCCTCCAGTACCACTGCCATGCATACTGCTGTCCTCGCAGCACAGCTTTTTGAAGTTGAGGTCCTTCCCACTGCTTAAAGCCACggtttttcttcagtgcttgcTAAATCTCACTGTCTCATGTGCTCCCCAAGTAGCCAGCCCTCTCTTGAAACTAACAGAAGGTGAAAGTGCCCAGTAAGCAGGAAAATGAAGTATGATACCTCTTGCATAAGCCCACTCAAaattagaatttatttatttatttatttatttattctaaagTACTTGCCCACAGCCATAGCAATATTCACCAGTGCAGCTCACAACGCTACAGGCCTGCCAGCCATTATCTTATTACAAAAACCTGGTCCCTGCTCAGGCAGTAACTCACTAACGCTGTGCAGATGATAACCTTGCCAACAGCCCCACAGCTGGAGGACTGGCTGGAGGAGAGGTTAAACAGCCCTATATGACTGCAGCATGGTGGCTGGTAATTAACTGAAGGATGACTAAGGAAATGAGACCAAAGCAGTCTAGAGGTGTCTGAAGCTACAAAAGCCGCAGAGGGAGTGAAATGAGGGACTTGGGCAGGGACCACTGGAGGCACTGGCTGGGAACATCTCAGGGCAGGGTGGCGTGGGGCAGGGGCTCTCTCGGCTGGTGGGAAGCAGCGTCTGACGGCGAGGTCTGTTCAGACTGAAGGACTTTCCCTGGCACAGGGATAAAATCCTTGTCTGCCAGGCATTTAGGACTACACCTGCTATGGTGAGAGCAGCAGTGCACAGACTTGCCTCAGTGGTCTTTTCTAACAACTTTTTATATGGACCAGTAGCATTCTGGGCTCTCCAAAAGGTGAATGTCTTTTGAGCACAGTATCACTCGAGATGCCACCATTAGCCAGCAGTCAGCACTTTTGTTTTCAGCCAGGGAGTCCCCTGGGaccaatgatattttaaaagcataatagtgaaaaagcagaagcaaagcctGTGGCATTTCCTCATTGGGAAAGATTTACATTTTCTCAAATGACCTCCTGAGACTCCCAATGGTGAAGTCCCTCCAAGGGGACAGAACAGCTACAATGAAACACAAAGTTCATCtatttggaaacaaaacctACATCCTTTTGCCAAGCACAGACTTCACTGTGTTCAGCACACTTAGCTTTCCACCTCATGAAAAACACCGCATCCACATGTGCGCAGCGTTTATAGTAGGAAACACATGTTTAAAAGGAAGGAGAGCTCCTCTGAACATGGAAAttctcctccagcctggcacAACCTCGGCGTGCAGCCAAACAACAAACTGCCACAGATCTCATGCCTTCTCCCCACAAGCAGAGGGGATCTtgctcccctttccctttcaaTCCCATGTACTCCCAGTACTTCCCTTGCAGGGCTCTCCAGAGGCTGGCTCAGTATGCCGCATTGGTataaacaagggaaaaaaaagaaactaagcTGGAAGGCAAATTAGATCATCCAAGGATCAGACATGTACCAGAACTAGtgcaaaggaaaggagaatCGCATAGCCcgaagcagcagaaaaaggagcagAATTACACCTTTTGGTGGCAGTGACCTATTTGGGTCCCTCAGCTGTGCAGTCTGTCTGCATCCCCCTCCAGGGTACACAGCATCAGGTgtaaaagcaaactgaaaagagCGGGCTGACCTCTGCAGAAAACTAACTCATCACAAGTGAGGCAGGGGGATAACTCTGTCAGTGGCAGCTTTCATCTGTGTCAGATTAATTACATCTATTAAACCATGCTTGTAAGCCAGGATGGAGGCAGCAATGAGCAGGAAAGGTGTGAGGGCGTACAGGGTGCCAGCTTCTGCTGGTAACCTACCGCAGCGTGTAAAAGCTTCAGCCCCAAACTTTGCATGCTTAAATACAGGAATGTCTGACACTCACATTGCAAAAAGGATACAAATGTCTCAGCGAtccaagaaatgcaaaaaagctGTTGCCCTCAGAGT
Proteins encoded:
- the CD80 gene encoding T-lymphocyte activation antigen CD80 isoform X1, whose protein sequence is MGKKQCKAGLTLLVWEGHQQFASEVFAALLVEKLCSCTVLPAAYTGAKDSRLTKKDLSFHVCCFLGCVQSEVTRGYTLEKKVVKSKVGEKVGLPCCHEIPSWESLHNYRVYWQKNTTEVVLAYAEGKKISKHDRYENRTEMDPRNLTLWISHMEILDNGPYQCVVQRRISQNSVVVCDEAVSLIVTADFSEPNITTEVSATSCESTEMVVTCSSHGGFPKPRISGTLNNMSVVWNAIWVSESSFSPYNVTGKQSLNVTKDTNITCSVEYGGLAKTTSLILKKTNYCIDPTVPPSYNVITASSIIIIIFLLAITLAARYLPRHVCSHCCKPQDSVEERVKEYTKPPMSSKVTSETSSV
- the CD80 gene encoding T-lymphocyte activation antigen CD80 isoform X2; this encodes MGKKQCKAGLTLLVWEGHQQFASEVFAALLVEKLCSCTVLPAAYTGAKDSRLTKKDLSFHVCCFLGCVQSEVTRGYTLEKKVVKSKVGEKVGLPCCHEIPSWESLHNYRVYWQKNTTEVVLAYAEGKKISKHDRYENRTEMDPRNLTLWISHMEILDNGPYQCVVQRRISQNSVVVCDEAVSLIVTADFSEPNITTEVSATSCESTEMVVTCSSHGGFPKPRISGTLNNMSVVWNAIWVSESSFSPYNVTGKQSLNVTKDTNITCSVEYGGLAKTTSLILKKTNYCIDPTVPPSYNVITASSIIIIIFLLAITLAARYLPRHGFLPCVLRTAVPTVCCTAMLIALTLWLSERG